A genomic window from Alkalihalobacillus sp. AL-G includes:
- a CDS encoding UDP-N-acetylmuramoyl-L-alanyl-D-glutamate--2,6-diaminopimelate ligase, which produces MKLRTLIERLAVYQLLNDSNPEITGIEMDSRRVEPGNLFVCVKGERFDGHLFVEDVVKMGASAIVAEKEIETTVPVIVVKDTRRVLSLLSDRFFNQPTKKLHLIGITGTNGKTTTSHLMDRILQDQRKRTGIIGTIEMRINDVPYPVSNTTPESPVLQKAFAQMVEEKVDTAVMEVSSHALHMGRVRGCDYDIAVFTNLTQDHLDYHQSMDQYLQAKGLLFSQLGNTYDNKNIKMAILNNDDPASEEFKRMTAAQIMTYGIDRPSDISAKNIKITGHGTEFELQTLTGNYQVNMKLIGKFSVYNILAAISAGIASGLDEQKMVDTIEQLEGVPGRFEVVDEGQPFTVIVDYAHTPDSLRNVLQTVQEFAKGKIFVVVGCGGDRDRSKRPQMAKIAIDYSDYAIFTSDNPRTEEPEQILNDMEKGVAGQAFISIVDRKSAIEYAINQAEANDIIVIAGKGHETYQIIGEETFDFDDREVARNGITRQENN; this is translated from the coding sequence ATGAAATTAAGAACGTTAATTGAGCGACTAGCTGTATACCAATTATTGAACGATTCAAATCCGGAAATAACCGGCATTGAAATGGATTCACGAAGGGTGGAACCAGGTAACCTTTTTGTATGTGTTAAAGGTGAACGATTTGACGGACATCTTTTTGTAGAGGATGTTGTTAAGATGGGTGCTTCAGCGATCGTTGCTGAAAAAGAAATTGAAACGACAGTACCTGTCATTGTAGTAAAAGATACTAGACGAGTTCTTTCATTGCTATCAGACCGATTTTTCAACCAGCCAACAAAAAAGCTGCACTTAATTGGGATCACTGGTACGAATGGGAAGACGACGACCTCTCATTTAATGGATCGCATCCTTCAGGATCAGCGAAAGCGTACAGGTATTATAGGGACCATTGAAATGAGAATAAATGATGTTCCTTATCCAGTCTCGAACACGACACCAGAATCGCCTGTCCTTCAAAAGGCATTCGCACAAATGGTTGAGGAGAAAGTGGATACAGCAGTAATGGAAGTATCTTCTCATGCACTACATATGGGGAGGGTTCGAGGGTGTGATTATGATATAGCCGTGTTCACGAACCTGACGCAGGACCATCTAGATTATCATCAATCGATGGACCAATACTTACAAGCAAAAGGTCTTCTTTTTTCTCAACTCGGAAATACATATGATAATAAGAATATAAAAATGGCAATTTTAAATAATGATGACCCTGCTTCAGAAGAATTTAAAAGAATGACGGCTGCACAAATAATGACATATGGAATCGATCGGCCGAGTGATATAAGTGCAAAGAATATTAAAATCACGGGTCATGGTACAGAATTCGAGCTTCAAACCCTTACTGGAAACTACCAGGTAAACATGAAATTGATCGGTAAGTTTAGTGTATACAATATACTTGCAGCAATTTCTGCAGGGATTGCATCTGGTCTTGATGAACAAAAGATGGTTGATACGATCGAACAACTAGAGGGTGTACCTGGTCGATTCGAGGTTGTTGATGAAGGACAACCTTTTACGGTAATTGTAGACTATGCTCACACTCCGGATAGCTTGAGAAATGTCCTGCAGACTGTACAGGAATTCGCAAAAGGTAAAATATTCGTTGTTGTTGGCTGTGGCGGGGATCGAGACAGATCAAAACGTCCGCAAATGGCAAAGATTGCAATAGACTACTCTGATTATGCTATTTTCACATCCGATAATCCTCGAACAGAAGAACCGGAACAAATTTTAAATGATATGGAAAAAGGTGTTGCTGGTCAGGCTTTCATTTCGATTGTCGACCGCAAAAGCGCGATCGAATATGCAATTAACCAAGCAGAAGCGAATGACATCATAGTAATTGCAGGTAAAGGACACGAAACCTACCAGATTATAGGGGAAGAGACTTTTGACTTTGATGACCGGGAAGTAGCTCGGAATGGAATAACAAGACAAGAGAACAACTAA
- the mraY gene encoding phospho-N-acetylmuramoyl-pentapeptide-transferase, which produces MENALLITLLASFFVAVVLSPIFIPFLKRLKFGQSIREEGPKSHQKKSGTPTMGGIVIISALIATTLILSMYFNLFTIETAMLLFVTLGYGIIGFIDDFIKVVMKRNLGLTSKQKLLGQLIIAIIFYFGMKQAGISTTLSVPGTDMSIELGWFYVLLIIVMLVGASNAVNLTDGLDGLLAGTAAIAFGAFAVLASTSLELDIALFCIAVVGSLLGFLVFNAHPAKVFMGDTGSLALGGAIAAVAILTKMELLLVVIGGVFVMETLSVMIQVISFKSTGRRVFKMSPLHHHYELSGWSEWRIVVTFWVVGILLAGLGIYIEVLI; this is translated from the coding sequence ATGGAAAATGCATTATTGATCACCCTTCTGGCTTCATTTTTTGTTGCTGTCGTCCTTTCACCGATATTCATTCCATTTTTAAAACGTCTAAAATTCGGTCAAAGCATACGAGAAGAAGGGCCAAAATCACATCAAAAGAAATCGGGTACACCAACAATGGGAGGGATTGTGATCATCTCTGCGCTGATCGCAACGACACTCATTTTATCCATGTATTTCAACCTGTTTACAATTGAGACGGCGATGCTATTGTTTGTCACACTCGGCTATGGAATCATCGGCTTTATTGACGACTTCATTAAAGTGGTAATGAAACGTAATCTCGGCTTGACAAGTAAACAAAAACTGCTAGGCCAGCTTATTATTGCAATCATTTTCTATTTTGGTATGAAACAAGCTGGAATTTCCACAACGCTTTCAGTACCGGGAACAGACATGAGCATTGAACTAGGATGGTTTTATGTTCTCCTGATCATCGTAATGCTCGTCGGGGCTTCAAATGCAGTCAATCTGACAGATGGGCTCGATGGATTACTTGCAGGGACTGCAGCAATCGCTTTTGGAGCGTTTGCTGTTTTAGCTAGCACTAGTCTTGAGTTGGACATTGCGTTGTTCTGTATCGCGGTTGTCGGATCATTACTAGGGTTTCTCGTTTTTAATGCTCACCCTGCTAAAGTATTTATGGGAGATACAGGTTCACTTGCTCTTGGGGGTGCAATTGCAGCAGTTGCAATTCTGACTAAAATGGAACTTCTGCTCGTAGTAATCGGCGGCGTTTTTGTTATGGAGACGTTATCGGTCATGATACAAGTCATTTCATTTAAATCGACCGGAAGGCGTGTTTTCAAAATGAGCCCTCTGCATCATCATTATGAATTATCAGGCTGGAGCGAATGGAGAATTGTTGTAACCTTTTGGGTTGTTGGCATATTGCTGGCAGGTTTAGGAATTTATATTGAGGTGTTGATTTGA
- the murD gene encoding UDP-N-acetylmuramoyl-L-alanine--D-glutamate ligase — protein MDRKNELSQKHVLVIGLAKSGYAAAKLLSKHGAYVVVNDMKDFDKNPEAKELHELGIEVICGEHPLSLLDKPFDFIVKNPGIPYTNPLIEAAVAKGIPVYTEVELASYLTEADIIGITGSNGKTTTTTLIGMMLENSGKNPVVAGNIGTVLSEVADQTTNEDIIVAELSSFQLMGIESFQPHIAVLLNLFDAHLDYHGTRKDYGQAKARIFLNQTSEDYCVYNDDDDEVRSLVKAVKSKKIPFNTKKEVMDGAYIRDGYVMFQGEQIILVEDILLPGKHSLENILASIAAAKLAEATNEQIESVLKTFSGVKHRLQYIETVNGVKFYNDSKATNILATQKAVSAFADPIILLAGGLDRGNEFDELIQYIGNVKVLITFGETAPKLIRIAKEAGIKVIQQVDNVEKAVPVAYQHAHAGDVVLLSPACASWDQYPSFEERGDMFIEAVHKLR, from the coding sequence TTGGATCGTAAAAACGAGCTTTCACAAAAGCATGTTCTAGTCATAGGTCTTGCCAAGAGCGGATATGCGGCGGCAAAGCTTTTGAGCAAGCATGGTGCATATGTTGTTGTGAATGATATGAAAGATTTTGATAAGAACCCTGAAGCAAAAGAACTTCATGAATTAGGGATTGAAGTTATTTGTGGTGAACATCCACTTAGTCTGTTAGACAAGCCGTTCGACTTTATTGTGAAAAATCCTGGTATCCCGTACACGAATCCATTGATTGAGGCAGCTGTTGCAAAAGGGATTCCTGTATATACCGAAGTTGAACTGGCTAGCTATTTGACGGAAGCTGACATTATCGGGATTACAGGTTCCAATGGAAAAACGACAACAACAACCCTTATCGGGATGATGCTAGAAAATAGTGGCAAAAATCCAGTTGTTGCAGGGAACATCGGAACGGTTCTAAGTGAGGTTGCAGATCAAACGACGAATGAGGATATCATCGTTGCAGAACTTTCCAGCTTCCAGTTGATGGGAATCGAGTCCTTCCAACCGCATATTGCAGTGCTTCTAAACCTGTTTGATGCTCACCTTGATTACCACGGAACCCGCAAAGACTATGGCCAAGCCAAAGCAAGGATTTTTCTGAACCAAACATCTGAGGATTATTGTGTTTACAACGATGATGATGATGAGGTCAGATCGTTAGTAAAAGCAGTAAAGAGTAAAAAAATCCCATTCAACACAAAAAAAGAGGTAATGGATGGCGCATACATTCGGGATGGATATGTCATGTTTCAGGGGGAACAGATCATTTTGGTTGAGGATATTCTTTTGCCAGGGAAACACAGTCTTGAAAATATTCTTGCCTCTATTGCTGCAGCGAAATTAGCTGAAGCGACCAATGAACAAATTGAAAGTGTATTGAAGACTTTTAGTGGTGTCAAACACCGATTGCAATATATCGAGACGGTTAATGGTGTAAAATTTTACAACGATTCAAAAGCAACGAACATCCTTGCAACTCAAAAAGCTGTCAGTGCTTTTGCTGACCCAATCATTCTGTTAGCCGGTGGTCTTGATCGCGGCAATGAATTTGATGAGCTAATCCAATACATCGGGAATGTAAAGGTATTGATAACATTCGGTGAAACAGCTCCAAAACTTATTCGAATTGCAAAAGAAGCAGGAATAAAGGTGATCCAACAGGTCGATAATGTTGAAAAGGCCGTTCCTGTTGCCTATCAACATGCTCATGCTGGGGATGTAGTATTACTATCTCCTGCATGTGCCAGCTGGGATCAGTATCCTTCTTTTGAGGAAAGAGGGGACATGTTTATCGAGGCTGTGCATAAACTTAGGTAA